From the genome of Terriglobales bacterium:
CGGGCTGTCGCTTCCGGTCCTGCGCGTTGCGGAAGCTGCCGGCAAGCTGGCCATCCCTGGAGCCTTGACGCCAACCGAATTGATGGCAGCCAGCATCGAGGGAGCCGAGTTGGTAAAGATATTTCCCTGCGGCAACGTTGGTGGACCGAAGTACCTCAGGTCTTTGCGGGCGCCCTTTCCCGACATTAACTTGATCCCCACGGGGGGCGTGAATTTATCCAATGCTGGAGACTACATCGGTGCTGGCGCATTCGCGCTCGGTGTGGGCGCTGACCTGGTAGATACCGCGGCGCTACGCAATGGTGATTTGCAAAAGATTATTGGCACTGCGAGGTCACTGGTAGATGCTGTCCGACGGGCTCGCGACAAAGATGCTCTTGCCAGCATCCCGTAGCGGAAAGGAGAAACGATTCTGCAGACGCCAGCCTCCAAAAAAGTTTTGATAAGCGAGAAGGCCGAACGCTTTACCGAGTCAGTGATCCGCGAGATGACTCGCCAGGCGCAGCTCCACGGTGCCATCAATCTCGCCCAGGGTTTTCCTGACTTTTCGGCTCCTGCGGAGATCAAACGTGCCGCGCAGGAAGCCATCGCCGCTGATATAAATCAATACGCGATCACCTGGGGTTCGAAGTCTTTGCGCCAGGCAATAGCCCGCCACATGAAGGTCTGGCAGGGACTGGACGTTGATCCGGAAACCGAAATCACCGTCTGCTGCGGTTCCACCGAAGCGATGATCTCTTCGCTCCTGGCGGTGACCAACCCTGGCGACGAGATCATCGTCTTCGAACCGTATTACGAGAACTATGGTCCGGATGCGATCATTGCCGGCGCCCGTCCCCGCTTTGTGAAATTGCGGCCGCCAGCCGATCCCGCCGGTGAGTGGACCTTCGATGAGCGTGAACTGCGGCGTGCCTTCGGCTCAAATACCAAAGCTATTATCGTTAACACTCCCAACAATCCCACCGGCAAAGTATTCACGCGCGCAGAACTCAATTTAATTCGCGATTTGTGCATCGAACATGACGCTCTGGCGATCACCGACGAAATCTACGAGCACATAATTTATGACGGCGCCGAGCATATCTCGATGGCAAAGCTGGACGGGATGCGCGAGCGGACGATCACCATCAATGGTGCTTCCAAAACCTACAGCGTTACCGGATGGCGCGTGGGATGGGCAGTGGCCCCGGCACTACTTACGAACGCCATTCGCAAGGTGCACGATTTTCTTACCGTTGGCGCGCCCGCTCCGCTGCAGGAGGCGGCTGCCGCTGCGCTCGCATTGCCCGCTTCGTACTACAAGAGCTTGGCTGATGGCTATCGCGATCGGCGCGAGCGTTTGCGCTCTGCACTGGTGGAAGCTGGATTTGTGGCGTATCTTCCGCGGGGCGCTTACTACATCATGACCGATATCGCCGGTTTTGGTTTTGCTGACGATCTGGCATTCACCAAGCATCTGGTTTCAAAGGTCGGGGTTGCCGCGGTTCCAGGATCGAGTTTTTACAGTGATCCGGCGCAGGGCGCGCAGCAGGTGCGCTTTGTCTTCAGTAAAACCGATGCCACACTGGACGAAGCCGCGCGCCGGCTGCTTAAGCTTCGCCGCTGACGTCTTCGCGGATTCATTTTTGCGGCGCATCAACACTTCTGCGTGCCGCCAGGATGGCGGCGCTACATCCGTTTTCTGATAACCCATGAACCTTCTGGGCATTGATGTCGGGACTGGTGGTACCA
Proteins encoded in this window:
- the eda gene encoding bifunctional 4-hydroxy-2-oxoglutarate aldolase/2-dehydro-3-deoxy-phosphogluconate aldolase, coding for MTRDEVIRRIGEIGIVPVVRAGSPDEASRAVEAILAGGISVVEITMTVPNAVAVIREVVRQYGKKVLTGAGTVLTAKQAESCLAAGAEFLVSPGLSLPVLRVAEAAGKLAIPGALTPTELMAASIEGAELVKIFPCGNVGGPKYLRSLRAPFPDINLIPTGGVNLSNAGDYIGAGAFALGVGADLVDTAALRNGDLQKIIGTARSLVDAVRRARDKDALASIP
- a CDS encoding aminotransferase class I/II-fold pyridoxal phosphate-dependent enzyme, whose amino-acid sequence is MISEKAERFTESVIREMTRQAQLHGAINLAQGFPDFSAPAEIKRAAQEAIAADINQYAITWGSKSLRQAIARHMKVWQGLDVDPETEITVCCGSTEAMISSLLAVTNPGDEIIVFEPYYENYGPDAIIAGARPRFVKLRPPADPAGEWTFDERELRRAFGSNTKAIIVNTPNNPTGKVFTRAELNLIRDLCIEHDALAITDEIYEHIIYDGAEHISMAKLDGMRERTITINGASKTYSVTGWRVGWAVAPALLTNAIRKVHDFLTVGAPAPLQEAAAAALALPASYYKSLADGYRDRRERLRSALVEAGFVAYLPRGAYYIMTDIAGFGFADDLAFTKHLVSKVGVAAVPGSSFYSDPAQGAQQVRFVFSKTDATLDEAARRLLKLRR